A window of the Mucilaginibacter sp. cycad4 genome harbors these coding sequences:
- a CDS encoding outer membrane beta-barrel protein — protein sequence MTRTLLLFLLALLPMGGFAQQFTLVVVKENAQPADGATVKLIQANLQVSVIISNARGQARFQDIQPGTFSFSVTYTGYQPQTTRSYSTAEHVKQDTIRMQPISTILKEVNITAKTPPVEVKQGKVIVNVEASVTNVGATVLEVLEKSPGVMVDRNGGISLQGKPGVLVMIDGKPTYLSGADLNNLLSSMSSGQVSQIELIANPTARYDASGNAGVINIKTKKNRQKGFNGSVSATVAQGVYFKTNNTLVLNYRAGRISTFFNYNISRQQYLTNLYALRKYTNASGAITSTLEQPSHFTGTLLNNTAKAGLDYDVSPKTTVGIVLGGTMIHRKGNNTASARWLNPGGTADSVIATDNANNSRFKNGQVSLSLRHAISKTQDLSADADWLHYNIASNQNFNNRLQTTGGYNESTRASIPTGITILTGKADYTLKTDNDSQLQMGWKSAHSSTDNSAGYQNFISGQWTDDLNRSNHFLYSENIHAAYTQWERKHKAISYQVGLRYEHTDYHAHQLGNALQKDSAFSRNYGSLFPSGYFSYQADTANNFTLTLSRRIDRPVYQTLNPFYFIINKYTYQTGNPYILPQYSWNLELSHQYKNLLTTTVSYSNINNYFSQIFLSDPTLAGILLYTQGNVGRTYIIGLSEAVTASPTNWWTLTAQALYNYKKLSGFNGNHYTSDINQLNLNANNQFTFGKRFTGEVSGFYTTRARNDVQELLYPTGQLSAGLGMSVFKKKATLKLSMRDIFYTNAMEGLTQFPNATEYFKIKRDSRVVVLAFTYRFGKTYKTVKRDNGAADEMQRVGNG from the coding sequence ATGACCCGTACACTTTTACTCTTTCTACTGGCCCTGTTACCCATGGGCGGCTTTGCACAGCAGTTTACGCTGGTAGTTGTTAAAGAAAATGCCCAACCCGCCGATGGTGCCACCGTTAAACTGATCCAGGCTAACCTGCAGGTAAGCGTAATCATAAGTAATGCCCGCGGCCAGGCCAGGTTTCAAGACATTCAGCCAGGAACATTTAGCTTCTCGGTAACTTATACCGGTTATCAGCCCCAAACTACCCGCAGCTACTCTACTGCGGAGCATGTAAAGCAGGATACCATCCGTATGCAACCCATTAGTACCATATTGAAAGAGGTAAACATCACCGCCAAAACGCCGCCGGTGGAAGTGAAGCAGGGAAAGGTGATCGTGAACGTGGAAGCCTCGGTAACCAACGTGGGGGCTACTGTATTGGAGGTATTGGAGAAATCGCCTGGTGTGATGGTCGACCGTAATGGCGGCATTTCTTTGCAAGGCAAGCCCGGGGTGCTGGTGATGATAGATGGCAAGCCTACCTATCTCTCCGGCGCCGATCTGAACAACCTGCTCAGTAGTATGAGCTCCGGCCAGGTATCACAAATTGAGCTGATTGCCAATCCCACGGCGAGGTATGATGCCAGCGGAAATGCGGGGGTCATCAATATTAAAACCAAAAAGAACCGGCAAAAGGGTTTTAACGGATCGGTTTCGGCCACGGTGGCGCAAGGTGTTTACTTCAAAACCAATAATACGCTGGTGCTCAATTACCGCGCGGGGCGCATCAGCACTTTCTTTAATTACAATATCAGCCGTCAGCAATATCTTACCAACCTGTACGCGCTGCGCAAATACACCAACGCGAGTGGGGCAATCACTTCAACATTGGAGCAGCCGTCACACTTCACCGGTACGCTGCTGAATAATACGGCCAAAGCGGGGCTGGATTATGACGTTTCGCCCAAAACCACGGTCGGCATTGTGCTTGGCGGAACCATGATCCACCGCAAGGGTAACAATACAGCTTCGGCGCGCTGGCTTAACCCGGGTGGCACAGCAGATTCGGTCATCGCTACCGACAACGCCAACAACAGCCGGTTTAAAAACGGGCAGGTAAGCCTGAGCCTTCGCCATGCCATCAGCAAAACCCAGGACCTCAGCGCTGATGCCGACTGGCTGCACTACAACATTGCCAGCAACCAGAATTTTAACAACCGCCTGCAAACCACAGGCGGTTATAACGAATCAACGCGCGCCAGCATCCCCACAGGCATCACCATACTTACAGGTAAAGCCGACTATACACTTAAAACCGACAACGACAGCCAATTACAAATGGGCTGGAAATCGGCACACAGCAGTACCGATAACTCCGCCGGTTATCAAAACTTCATCTCGGGCCAATGGACGGACGACCTAAACCGCAGTAATCATTTCCTTTACAGCGAGAACATCCACGCGGCCTACACGCAATGGGAGCGCAAGCATAAAGCCATCTCCTACCAGGTAGGTTTGCGTTATGAGCATACTGATTATCATGCCCATCAACTGGGTAACGCGCTGCAAAAAGATTCGGCCTTTTCGCGCAACTACGGCAGCCTTTTTCCCAGCGGCTATTTCAGTTACCAGGCCGATACTGCCAATAACTTTACTTTAACCCTGAGCCGTCGTATTGATCGCCCGGTTTATCAAACGCTCAACCCGTTCTATTTTATCATCAACAAGTACACCTATCAAACCGGTAACCCTTACATTTTGCCGCAATACAGCTGGAACCTGGAGCTGAGCCATCAATACAAAAACCTGCTCACCACCACAGTATCTTACAGTAATATCAACAACTACTTTTCGCAAATCTTTTTGAGCGATCCAACCCTTGCGGGCATTTTGCTGTATACACAGGGAAACGTTGGGCGCACGTACATTATAGGCCTGTCTGAAGCTGTTACGGCATCACCTACCAACTGGTGGACGCTAACAGCACAGGCGCTGTACAATTACAAAAAACTAAGCGGTTTTAACGGCAATCATTACACGTCAGATATTAACCAGCTTAACCTCAACGCCAATAACCAGTTCACCTTCGGCAAACGTTTTACGGGCGAGGTATCGGGCTTTTATACCACCCGCGCCCGTAACGATGTGCAGGAACTGCTGTACCCTACCGGGCAGCTCTCGGCAGGGTTAGGCATGTCGGTATTTAAAAAGAAGGCTACCCTGAAGCTGAGCATGCGGGATATATTCTATACCAACGCTATGGAAGGCTTAACGCAGTTCCCCAATGCTACCGAGTATTTTAAGATTAAGCGCGACAGCCGCGTAGTGGTGCTTGCGTTTACCTATCGTTTCGGCAAAACCTACAAAACGGTTAAGCGCGATAACGGTGCTGCCGATGAAATGCAGCGTGTAGGGAACGGGTAA